Within Limanda limanda chromosome 17, fLimLim1.1, whole genome shotgun sequence, the genomic segment CAGCAGGTCGTCCACCTTCTCAATGGCCTTTTCCTCAAATGCAGAAGGCTGGAGggtgaaaaacacaacacacgaACTTAGGCAATTCCACAAAAAGAGATTTTCTAAAAGGGTCCAGAGACGTGTTATCAGTAGAGGAGCTGCTGTGAACACACGTACCAGTTCCTCCACGGTGGCTGGACCTTTAGACCGCAGCCGCAGGGTTCCCCGGCCGGTCCCCAGCTGCACCCCCGAGGCCGACCGGGACCCTCCGGACCGCTGGCCGATCATATCTACACAAAACAATTGAACAACAAGAGGTATTTAACAACAGGTTTAAGTTTTTAAGAACTTTTTAAGACAATAAAGAATGAGATTTAAGACCGAGAGTACAACAGATATTAAGGAATATCGGAGTCCCTGGTGTTTTTACACTTCCCCATCATTGAGGATATGTAGCAGTAGTAGAGCATAAACCTCAAAAAGCCACAAAGAGTGTTGATAGATTGAGGTAACAACACCACGttggtcttgtttgtagttttattacagtGTGCTAATGTGTGTATCGTTGAGAAAGAACTGCAACACATGGAGACgcaaaaaaaaagcatttctcAAAACACATAAGACCTAGTGCGTAATATTCTAagcttttaagactttttaaaggCTAAAATGTAGGATCCTGCAGAGACTCTATAAAACGCTTGCTTCCTTCTTTATTTTCAGAACCAAAACATCTCATACGGGTGATTTGCTTCTGCATGATCCTTTTCAAGCTGCTGCATGTTGCACCTGAGGAAAGTGGACCCACGGGGAACTTGACTGGCTAAAGGTGCAGTAACTATGAGCAGCAAAGGCACCAATTTCATTAAGTCAGGCTTTATCGCTTCATTTTTACAATATGATTTGAGATTCTAAACTTTAAGAGCTGCACTGAGAAAGAAAATGAGGACTCAGGgaccagggttcatacacattttgaccaatggattttccatgacttttcaataactttaaaccaaatttccatgaccgaacattttgtgaaatcttggTGTATacacgaaaaagtgacaaaatgtagtattcaaactaacaatgagaattccaaggcatacagtacaccttaaatgacacaaacccaagtatgcctgcctatattttgagcgtatttcttcaaaagcatatgaattatttaaaactcagcgtaaatgaactagggatgggcattcgattaaattgtcttaatcgatcgtctattaattatgcccatcccttaaatgaacgacatgaaaatgtgaatataacaaatttccatgacttttccaaatcttttgggagattatttttttccatgacttttccaggcctggaaaaacacattttaaaattccatgacttttccaggttttccatgaccgtacgaaccctgaggGACATTAAAGGACGCTGTGAGATCTGAATGTTGCTTTCATAGCCGCAAGCATGGCAGTAATATTAGCCATAAGTGGATTGTAAAATGACTGTTTCAGGGAGTGCAGATGTGTGGAGGAGCACATTGTGATGCTACACAACCACACTGACTAACAAACGTCACAATTAAAGCTGAATCCCCATCGAGTTCGTCTttctccccccacccccacacataCCGAAGGCCTTGAGAGGCTCCACCAGCTTGATGGTGAAATCCTTTCCCTtgggcagctccttcagcatCTTGGCCACCTCGTAGTGCCGACAGCCAATCAGGCGATGGCCGTTGATGGACTCGATCATGTCGCCCACGCTGATGACCTGGATCTGGTGGATGACGCTGCCCTCACGGATTCTCTGAAAACGACAAATATCAAATagatcattcaaaacactatccgtagggatggggggaaaaatccattcagttacaaatcgcgatttttgtgaatgacgattttaaatcgccatgctgcctcccaaatagattttttaaaaattaaaaaaaacatatttattgggatataccgggggggatatatggggggggcaacatcaccccagagcatgttgaccagctcttgtttttgcacaagaatctaaacatacccaagcactagctttgcatcgcctacatgcaaacaacaacagcctactttttgtttatttcaaagtttatattttaagtaaacttttattcattctatttaatttaccttttatttattgtttaaaagtagcctaagtggcttacatgtcttaatctgtcagtttgtgtgcagttgacaggggctatacaataatagggaacatttttatttattttctctattggctgcccggcagtcattaagttaatgttaatatttgaaataaaactggtaaagctgtaagtgaatttgactgtgttgtatttgaaggtatgattcaaaatgtttccatggtccagtatttaaaaaaaaaaaaaaataaccaaaagaaatcccaggaaatcgtaatatcgaatcgcaatacatacCGTATcaccacctaagtatcgtgatagtatcgtatcgggagctCCCTGCCTGTTCCCGTCCCTAGTGTCCAGCTTGTTATGTTCTCATAAATACAAAGACATTCAGTCTCATTTCATGTGGAGCAGAATTTTGTATATTTAGTTTCAGGTTGAGGTCTTTCCCCCGGGGCTACTTGGATCAAAAGGATCAATTCTCTCAGACGGGTCGATGCTCCTCACCTTGATGAAAGCGTAGCCGGCTCCATTATCAGTGATGGTCAACCCGAGAGCATCCTCCCCTTTGAACACCTCGATCTCCTTCTTCTGGCCTTTAATGTGGGCAAAGATAAAGTCCTCCAGTCCGATCTGACCTCCCAAGAGTTTATCCATGTCCACTTTGTGAGTGTTCAGTGTGCAGAACATGACCTGTGGGGGgagaagggaaaaaacaaacagattaaaggttttccaagcgttgcgcgtgttgccaagcaattccccgccagaccactaggcggagtaatgttttttgtcgaggTCGgttcttcttcgtgtgtggcacgaagaagagcggtttattgacatcgccacggcggctcctcagagcctttttctagCGGACAAATcctccggtcagtgacgggttaaactagtggtcatagtttcggatctcttctgccaagtgctcttctatttggtccatattcgttcttctaaatcttccgtggttcccgccggtattatcgggcatgaaccggaaatgtgactccggaaatgatgtagttagcagaccaatcacagccttgtggCTACGTGatgcttgcggagctttgccgtctagttagaaaaattgggcgacgcacgtaaggacgtaagaagggatacgtaagtacttCCGGGACCCTGAAAACGCTGAAGCATGCGCCGAACTTAACCATGATGGAGTCCACGCTGATGTCTTGTTGAGTCCACACTCAAAGATGTAGACTTTACGAAACAGAAGAGAGAGGCTGTGACCTGAGAGTGTGAATGTTTTAGTCACCAGAACATCTCACCTCCGCAGGCGGGATCCCGAAGGCCTCACCGATCTTGGCGTAGAGCTCGCGCACGTTGCTGAAGCCCTCGATGCGCCCGGTGGGGCTGCCGTGGGCCAGCTGCGTGTGGAAGATGAGGCGGGGTCTCATGCTGCTGTGCGGCGGCGGCAGACCCTCGGAGGCGGAGCCGTCCCCCAGCCCGAGGACACCCCCGTCCAGGCCGTCCACATTGAGGCCCGCGCGGATGGGCTCCGCCTCCTCGTTCTCCACCAGGGGGGAcgccttcttccttcttcccaGACCCAGAGGCATAGTGGTcctagaggggggggggcagagggagggggaggaggaggagaggaggaggaggaggaggaggaggaggaggagttatgCTCTGATCCAGGTCAACATAAACTTGTTCAGCCAAGTCAGCTGCAgggtctgtggggggggggggtccttcaaaataaaggtccTCAAGAGCTGTAACCAGGTCCAGTGTGGATCCTCAGAGCAGCTCACATCGCTGGGTCAGTCAGgaccagcgggggggggggggtctgcagctggaacacacaaacacaacatagaTATACACcacgttccacattattatgcaaattggatataagggtcaaaaacattgattttttagtttttgaattaaactcatggatggtattgtgtctcagggccacttggatgattgaaatcaatctcagacacctgtgataattagtttgccaggtgagcccaatcaaaggaaaactacttaagaaggatgttccacattattaagcaagctacatgtttcaggcaaaatggggaagaaaaaggatctctgtgctgctgaaaagcagcaaatagtgcaattccttggtcaaggtatcacaacattggatatttccaaaagaattgcgcgtgatcatcggacggtgaagaaatttgtcactgattcacagcacaagcgggttcgttcagacaaaggcaaaataaggaagatttctgccaaacaaatgcgtagggttaggagggcagccactaaaatgccattgaatagcagcaaacaggtgtttgaagccgctggtgcctctggagtctcgcgaacttcaagatgaaggatgctcaagaggtttgcaagtgtccttaaacctgttattcgttcctctaaaccaagctcacaagcaagaaaggttgcagtgggctcaggactacatgaagactaacttccaaactgttttgtttacggatgagtgccgtgccacccttgatggtcctgatggatggagtagaggatggttggtgaatggccaccatgtcccaacaaggctgagacgtcaacaaggaggtggcagagtcatgttttgggccggaatcatggggagagagctgcTAGGCCCCTCcagggtccctgacggtgtgaaaatgaccccggcaaagtacgtagagtttctgactgaccactttcttccgtggtacaaaaagaagaaccgtgccttccgaagcaaaatcatattcatgcatgacaatgcaccatgtcatgctgcaaagaatacctctggggcattggctgctatgggcataaaaggagagaaactcatggtgtggcccccatcttcccctgaccttaaccctattgagaacctttggagcatcatcaagcaaaatatctatgtgggtggaaggcagttcacatccaagcaggtgctctgggaggctattatggcatcctgcaaagacattaaagcagaaactatcaaagaactcacaagttcaatggatgcaagaattgagaaggtgatatcaaagaaggggtcctatgttgacatgtaacttgacctgttaagatgtttttgattaaaactttttttgatttcagtaaatatgacctcttaatgctgcaaattcaaaaatgacaatttttagttctttacaacctataaaatatcttgaaactcagaactcattttgagttttttatttttgaaaaaaatactgttatcattgggaggtttgttcaataaaatttgaattatactctaacagttgatgacttgaaaattatactgactggctgtgcattaatatttaggaaaatctgagcaaagtgtaatttgcataataatgtggaacacaGTGTATAAACaacaaagatatatatttagatgtatatattttgttttctattttaaatttttgatattctgtttcattgttattctatcttattcttttttattctattttatactatttctatttttattttatttttttgggggtgaaataactgagcattgcttaaagagagtgtgtgacccaagcatttcgttgacagtgactgcttcatgttatctctctgcatttgacaataaaaagcAGTGATTACATcaaacacccccccacacacacacacacacacacaccacaatgCATCACCTCAGATCACTGACACACAGCAGTTAGCTCTGTCAGCATGGCTCTACCTCCACATCTCaccatgctaacgctagctgctagctgctagctccgACACACATCTTCCCCTTCTAgcaacacaaacgcacaactCCCATGCAGCAACTGCAACACTTAGCCGCT encodes:
- the gipc1 gene encoding PDZ domain-containing protein GIPC1; translation: MPLGLGRRKKASPLVENEEAEPIRAGLNVDGLDGGVLGLGDGSASEGLPPPHSSMRPRLIFHTQLAHGSPTGRIEGFSNVRELYAKIGEAFGIPPAEVMFCTLNTHKVDMDKLLGGQIGLEDFIFAHIKGQKKEIEVFKGEDALGLTITDNGAGYAFIKRIREGSVIHQIQVISVGDMIESINGHRLIGCRHYEVAKMLKELPKGKDFTIKLVEPLKAFDMIGQRSGGSRSASGVQLGTGRGTLRLRSKGPATVEELPSAFEEKAIEKVDDLLESYMGIRDSELAATMVELGKDKKNPDEFAEALDQTLGDFAFPDEFVFDVWGAIGDAKVGRV